A stretch of DNA from Coccidioides posadasii str. Silveira chromosome 4, complete sequence:
TGCTTAGTGCCTACAGCTTATTGTTGGCCTGCGGCGCTGGAATGCTGCGTCCATGAATACCCGAATATGATTTCCCCAAGTACGGCCCCCCACGGTGTCTATTCCCAGTGCAAGGTTACTTTGCTAGTGGATGCTGCAGAAATAACCGCGCTAGATACGGTGAATCCCTCACTTAAATGATATGATGAAGCTGTATCGTGAATTTATAAAAGCCTGCGAAGTGCCCTACTTTCATCTTCACCCATTGCATCAACCAACATTGCTGGAATCGTCTATCTCGTGTCAGCTCTCATCATGGGTTTCATCAAGACTCTTTCCCTCTCCCTCGCAGCAGCATCTGCTGCCAATGCTGCAAAAATCCTCTCTCCCAGCCGCCCCGACGACGTCATCCCCAACCAGTACATTGTCGTGATGAAGGACGGCGTCTCCGGCGAGGCCTTTGGCAGCCACCGCGCCTGGGTTTCCGACATGCACCACACCAACTTGACAAGACGGGCGCTGTTGAACCACGGCATCAAGAAGACCTATGATTTCATGCGGATGAAGGGTTACAGCGGCGTTTTCGATAGGGATACTATCAAGGATATTTCCCAGAGCCCCGATGTATGCTACACCTTTCCGAACGCAACCTTGACTCTTTAATACTAAACGACATTAGGTCGCATTTATCGAGCATGACCACGTTGTCAGACTCACCGAGCTTGTCGAACAGCCAGACGCACCAACCTGGGGTCTCGGCCGTGTCTCCCACCAGGAGCCTGGAAACATGGACTATGTCTATGATGATACTGCTGGTGATGGCGTTTGGGCCTATGACATCGACACCGGTGTCGATATTGAGCACCCTGACTTCGAAGGCCGTGCTGTCTGGGGCTCCAACcatgttgatgatgatgatactGATGGCAATGGTCACGGTACCCACGTCGGTGGTACTATTGGCTCGCTGACATACGGCGTTGCCAAGAAAGTGAGAATCATCGCTGTTAAGGTGCTCGATGCACGGGGATCTGGCTCCAACAGCGGAGTCATCGCCGGTATCGACTGGTCCGTCAACCATGCGATGGAAAACAATGTTGCCGAGAGAGCCGTCATCAACTTGAGCTTGGGTGGAGCCAGAAGTGACACC
This window harbors:
- the SUB5_2 gene encoding Secreted subtilisin-like serine protease sub5 (SECRETED:SignalP(1-19)~EggNog:ENOG410PGE1~COG:O~MEROPS:MER0005078), whose translation is MGFIKTLSLSLAAASAANAAKILSPSRPDDVIPNQYIVVMKDGVSGEAFGSHRAWVSDMHHTNLTRRALLNHGIKKTYDFMRMKGYSGVFDRDTIKDISQSPDVAFIEHDHVVRLTELVEQPDAPTWGLGRVSHQEPGNMDYVYDDTAGDGVWAYDIDTGVDIEHPDFEGRAVWGSNHVDDDDTDGNGHGTHVGGTIGSLTYGVAKKVRIIAVKVLDARGSGSNSGVIAGIDWSVNHAMENNVAERAVINLSLGGARSDTTNMAVANAVQAGLHVAVAAGNDNEDAENSSPASEPTVCTVAASNINDQKASFSNFGSVVDIYAPGEEILSLAPGGGTQTLSGTSMAAPHIAGMGAYLIALENITASAACDRIKELGLEVINNPGAGTTNKLTYNGNGQ